In Sphingomonas sp. PAMC26645, one DNA window encodes the following:
- a CDS encoding xanthine dehydrogenase family protein molybdopterin-binding subunit produces MSIVDTVKETAQGLVQGAMSKLVPLAPDSWVPGGVPDPLIRQQHGLIGTSVSRLDGPLKVRGAAPFAAEFPLEGMVYAALAYATIPRGRIATIDTAAAEAAPGVVVVMTHLNAPRMNPPAVFGSSPTAAGPADLPIMQDDRVHWNGQPIAVVLAETQEQADHAKSLIVATYTAESSTTSLAAAKAEGPKQGLFMGQPLLNEIGDADAMLAAAPHKVDHVYRTPRHNHNAIEPHAATIAWVGDELVVHDATQLVTAEAQTIADVFDLKAAQVRVTSPFVGGGFGGKCLWDHQILGAAAAKLAGRPVRIALSREGVYRVVGGRTLTEQRVAIGADADGRFKALVHTGIAAMTPHNNMPEPFILGTRGGYAADSFKLSVETVTMNMLANTFMRAPGEAVGTFALESAIDELAVELDMDPIALRLRNEPDKDPTSGLPFSSRHIVEAWRSGAERFGWDDRTAEPGTRREGEWLIGMGCATGTYPYYRMPGAAARITLRRDGHALVEIAAHEMGMGTSTTTAMVAADRLGLPLDRVSVGYGDSIIPGAILAGGSQQTAAIGAAVIAAHHALVAELLKLAGNDSPLAGLSPDEVGSENGGLTKLDDPLRRESYVSILDRAQRESVVVSEEASQPLELMHWSMHSHSALFCEVRVNAVTGETRVSRFLGAFDCGRILNPRTARSQFRGGIVMGLGMALMEETQFDERNGRIMNPSLAEYHVPVHLDVPEIDVIWTDIADPHTPMGAHGVGEIGITGVAAAVANAIYNATGKRVRDLPITLDKVLI; encoded by the coding sequence ATGAGCATCGTCGATACGGTCAAGGAAACCGCGCAGGGTCTGGTCCAGGGCGCGATGAGCAAGCTCGTGCCGCTCGCCCCCGACAGCTGGGTTCCGGGCGGCGTGCCCGACCCGTTGATCCGCCAGCAGCACGGGCTGATCGGCACGTCGGTGTCGCGGCTCGACGGTCCGCTCAAGGTGCGCGGCGCGGCCCCGTTCGCGGCGGAGTTCCCGCTGGAGGGCATGGTCTACGCCGCGCTTGCCTATGCGACGATTCCGCGCGGGCGGATCGCGACGATCGATACGGCGGCTGCGGAGGCTGCGCCGGGCGTCGTGGTAGTGATGACGCACCTGAACGCGCCCCGGATGAACCCGCCTGCTGTGTTCGGCTCTTCGCCCACCGCGGCGGGGCCTGCCGACCTGCCGATCATGCAGGACGACCGCGTCCACTGGAACGGCCAGCCGATCGCGGTAGTGCTCGCCGAGACGCAGGAGCAGGCCGACCACGCCAAGTCGCTGATCGTCGCGACCTACACGGCCGAGTCTTCGACGACGTCGCTCGCTGCAGCCAAGGCTGAAGGACCCAAGCAGGGTCTGTTTATGGGCCAGCCGTTGCTGAACGAGATCGGCGATGCGGATGCGATGCTGGCAGCGGCACCCCATAAGGTCGATCACGTCTATCGGACGCCGCGCCACAACCACAACGCGATCGAGCCGCATGCCGCGACGATCGCGTGGGTCGGCGACGAATTGGTCGTCCACGACGCGACACAGCTCGTCACCGCGGAGGCGCAGACGATCGCCGACGTGTTCGACCTGAAGGCGGCGCAGGTCCGCGTCACCTCGCCATTCGTCGGCGGCGGGTTCGGTGGGAAATGCCTATGGGATCACCAGATCCTCGGTGCCGCCGCGGCGAAGCTTGCCGGGCGTCCGGTCCGGATCGCGCTGTCGCGTGAGGGCGTATACCGTGTCGTCGGTGGCCGTACGCTGACCGAACAGCGGGTCGCGATCGGCGCGGACGCGGATGGTCGCTTCAAGGCGCTGGTCCACACCGGCATCGCCGCGATGACCCCGCACAACAACATGCCCGAACCCTTCATCCTCGGCACGCGCGGCGGTTACGCGGCGGACAGCTTCAAGCTGTCGGTCGAGACGGTCACGATGAACATGCTCGCCAACACCTTCATGCGCGCACCGGGCGAGGCGGTCGGCACGTTCGCGCTGGAATCGGCGATCGACGAACTCGCGGTCGAACTCGACATGGACCCGATCGCACTGCGCCTCCGCAACGAGCCGGACAAGGATCCGACCTCGGGTTTGCCATTCTCCTCGCGGCATATCGTCGAGGCTTGGCGCAGCGGCGCCGAGCGGTTCGGCTGGGACGACCGGACCGCCGAGCCGGGAACACGTCGCGAAGGCGAGTGGCTGATCGGCATGGGCTGCGCGACCGGGACCTATCCCTATTACCGGATGCCGGGCGCCGCCGCACGGATCACGCTGCGTCGTGACGGACATGCCCTTGTCGAGATCGCCGCGCATGAGATGGGCATGGGGACGTCCACGACGACCGCGATGGTGGCCGCCGATCGTCTCGGACTCCCGCTCGACCGCGTCTCGGTCGGCTATGGCGATTCGATCATCCCCGGCGCGATCCTGGCCGGTGGATCGCAGCAGACCGCGGCGATCGGCGCCGCGGTGATCGCCGCGCATCATGCGCTGGTCGCCGAACTGCTGAAACTCGCGGGCAATGATTCACCACTCGCAGGCCTGTCGCCAGACGAGGTCGGAAGCGAAAATGGCGGGCTCACCAAGCTCGACGATCCGTTGCGACGCGAAAGCTACGTCTCGATCCTCGATCGGGCACAGCGCGAAAGCGTGGTCGTCAGCGAAGAGGCTTCGCAGCCGCTCGAACTGATGCACTGGTCGATGCATTCGCACAGCGCACTGTTCTGCGAAGTCCGTGTCAACGCGGTCACCGGCGAGACCCGCGTCAGCCGTTTCCTCGGCGCGTTCGATTGCGGTCGTATCCTCAATCCCAGGACCGCGCGCAGCCAGTTCCGCGGCGGGATCGTCATGGGCCTCGGCATGGCGCTGATGGAGGAGACGCAGTTCGACGAGCGCAATGGCCGCATCATGAACCCGAGCCTCGCCGAATATCACGTGCCCGTGCACCTCGACGTGCCAGAGATCGACGTGATCTGGACCGACATCGCCGACCCGCACACGCCGATGGGCGCGCATGGCGTGGGCGAAATCGGCATCACCGGCGTCGCCGCGGCGGTGGCGAACGCGATCTACAACGCCACCGGCAAGCGCGTGCGCGACCTGCCGATCACGCTGGACAAGGTGCTGATCTGA
- a CDS encoding xanthine dehydrogenase family protein subunit M, with amino-acid sequence MTPFTYARAENAADALRLGQANATAYLGGGTNLVDLIRETVAKPSALVDVTGLLNEIEETESGGLMIGAAVRNTALAEHLAVRTRYPVLSRAILAGASAQIRNMATVGGNLLQRTRCTYFYDTDGSRCNKRAPGSGCDAIEGFTRGHAILGASSACVATHPSDMCVALAALDAVVHLHGRGGARTLPFTELHRLPGDHPEFDTVLEPGELITAIELPPLSFAANSTYRKVRDRASYAFALVSIAAALKIEDGVIKDVRIALGGVAHKPWRASKAEAALRGGPATEEAFQAAAVAEMADAAPLRDNGFKIALTKRTLVAVLGDLAGAAA; translated from the coding sequence ATGACCCCGTTCACCTACGCGCGCGCTGAGAACGCCGCAGACGCTCTCCGGCTCGGGCAGGCGAACGCGACGGCATACCTTGGCGGGGGTACCAACCTGGTCGACCTGATCCGCGAGACGGTCGCTAAGCCAAGCGCGCTGGTCGACGTGACCGGGCTGTTGAACGAGATCGAAGAGACCGAGAGCGGTGGGCTGATGATCGGCGCCGCGGTCCGCAATACGGCGCTGGCCGAGCATCTGGCGGTGCGGACGCGCTATCCGGTACTGTCGCGCGCGATCCTGGCGGGAGCGTCGGCGCAGATCCGGAACATGGCGACGGTCGGCGGCAACCTGCTCCAGCGAACCCGGTGTACCTATTTCTACGACACCGACGGATCGCGCTGCAACAAGCGCGCCCCGGGGTCGGGCTGCGACGCGATCGAGGGTTTCACGCGGGGACACGCCATTCTCGGTGCGTCGTCGGCGTGTGTCGCGACCCACCCGTCGGACATGTGCGTCGCGCTCGCCGCACTCGATGCGGTCGTGCATCTGCACGGGCGGGGTGGGGCACGGACCTTGCCCTTCACCGAGCTTCATCGCCTGCCGGGCGATCATCCCGAGTTCGATACCGTGCTGGAACCGGGCGAACTCATCACCGCGATCGAACTGCCGCCGCTGAGTTTCGCGGCCAACTCGACCTATCGCAAGGTGCGCGACCGGGCGAGCTACGCCTTTGCACTGGTCTCGATCGCCGCCGCGCTGAAGATCGAAGACGGCGTTATCAAGGACGTGCGGATCGCGCTCGGCGGGGTCGCGCATAAGCCGTGGCGCGCGTCGAAGGCTGAGGCGGCCTTGCGCGGTGGCCCCGCGACCGAGGAGGCGTTCCAGGCCGCCGCCGTCGCCGAGATGGCGGACGCCGCGCCGCTGCGCGACAATGGTTTCAAGATCGCACTGACTAAGCGCACCCTCGTCGCCGTGCTCGGCGACCTTGCCGGAGCAGCAGCATGA
- a CDS encoding 2Fe-2S iron-sulfur cluster-binding protein, with translation MSILVNGSAVALPDDPRVSLLDLLREGLHLAGTKKGCNQGACGACTVLVDGERIVSCLALAVQYDGRQVTTIEGLADGDALHPLQQAFIDHDGFQCGYCTPGQICSAIGMAAEAKRGVPSHVSADLIADVTLTREELQERMSGNLCRCGAHNGIIDAIRETVAAEMAA, from the coding sequence ATGTCGATACTTGTCAACGGGTCAGCGGTGGCGCTGCCCGACGATCCCCGTGTCTCGCTGCTCGATCTGTTACGCGAAGGGCTGCATCTGGCTGGTACCAAGAAGGGGTGTAACCAGGGCGCGTGCGGCGCCTGCACGGTGCTCGTCGATGGCGAGCGGATCGTGTCCTGCCTCGCGCTCGCGGTGCAGTATGACGGGCGACAGGTGACGACGATCGAAGGCTTGGCCGACGGCGACGCGCTGCATCCGTTGCAGCAGGCGTTCATCGATCACGACGGCTTCCAGTGCGGCTATTGCACGCCGGGCCAGATCTGTTCGGCGATCGGCATGGCGGCGGAGGCGAAGCGCGGCGTGCCGAGCCATGTCAGCGCCGATCTCATCGCCGACGTGACGCTGACGCGCGAGGAATTGCAGGAGCGGATGAGCGGCAATTTGTGCCGCTGCGGTGCGCATAACGGGATCATCGACGCGATCCGCGAAACCGTGGCAGCGGAGATGGCGGCATGA
- a CDS encoding amidohydrolase family protein — protein MIKAWMIGLTAIVAAPVLAQGKPSTTTYIQAGTVLDRPGQAPRGNTTIIVRDGKIVELRDGFVAPEQGAKLIDLRTAFVLPGMVDMHVHLWGIGGDPMRARLEALNRDRFDDEMTAVANARTTLAAGFTSVRDLGGDPRGIRALRDAIDAGTVEGPSITNAGEMISVTGGHGDGGNGLAEEFADMVHAKEMNLCDGPDDCRRAVRAQVALGARVIKFAATGGVLSNVSGGLGRAMTPEEMRAIIETAHALGRKVAAHSHAAEGTKAALEAGVDSIEHGTFLDDETIRLFKAKGAYLVPTEIAPVAALAQARGGALPPATIVKAEAAAAAMAASHRRAYAAGVKVAFGTDTGVSKHGDNATEFALMVRNGLTPTQAIAAATVGAADLLGRDDIGTLAPGKTADIIAVAGSPLQDVTRLEHVEFVMHRGTVAKTPAAGI, from the coding sequence ATGATCAAGGCATGGATGATCGGGCTGACGGCCATCGTCGCGGCACCGGTACTGGCGCAGGGTAAGCCATCGACCACGACCTATATCCAGGCGGGCACGGTGCTCGACCGGCCCGGCCAGGCGCCGCGCGGCAACACCACGATCATCGTCCGCGACGGGAAGATCGTCGAGCTGCGCGATGGCTTCGTCGCGCCGGAACAGGGGGCGAAGCTGATCGACCTGCGTACCGCATTCGTACTGCCCGGGATGGTCGACATGCACGTCCATCTCTGGGGCATCGGCGGTGATCCCATGCGCGCGCGGCTGGAAGCGCTCAACCGCGACCGGTTCGACGACGAGATGACCGCGGTTGCCAACGCCCGCACGACGCTGGCGGCAGGCTTCACCTCGGTTCGCGACCTGGGCGGCGATCCGCGCGGTATTCGGGCACTGCGCGATGCGATCGATGCCGGCACCGTCGAAGGGCCGAGCATCACCAACGCCGGCGAGATGATCTCGGTGACGGGCGGGCATGGTGACGGCGGCAACGGGCTGGCGGAGGAATTCGCGGACATGGTGCACGCGAAGGAAATGAACCTGTGTGACGGCCCCGACGATTGCCGCCGCGCGGTGCGGGCGCAGGTCGCGCTGGGCGCGCGCGTCATCAAGTTCGCGGCGACCGGTGGCGTGCTGTCGAACGTCAGCGGCGGCCTCGGCCGTGCGATGACGCCGGAGGAAATGCGGGCTATCATCGAGACGGCGCACGCGCTCGGCCGCAAGGTCGCCGCGCACAGCCATGCCGCTGAGGGCACGAAGGCCGCGCTGGAGGCCGGCGTGGACTCGATCGAGCACGGCACGTTCCTCGACGACGAGACGATCCGGCTGTTCAAGGCCAAGGGCGCCTATCTGGTGCCGACCGAGATCGCACCCGTCGCGGCGCTGGCCCAGGCGCGCGGCGGTGCATTGCCGCCCGCGACGATCGTCAAGGCCGAGGCGGCGGCCGCGGCGATGGCGGCCAGTCACCGCCGCGCCTATGCCGCGGGGGTCAAGGTTGCGTTCGGCACCGACACCGGTGTGTCCAAGCACGGCGACAACGCCACCGAGTTCGCGCTGATGGTCAGGAACGGGCTCACCCCGACCCAGGCGATCGCCGCCGCCACGGTGGGTGCAGCAGACCTGCTCGGGCGCGACGACATCGGCACGCTCGCACCTGGCAAGACCGCGGACATCATCGCCGTGGCGGGGTCTCCGCTGCAGGACGTCACGCGGCTCGAACACGTCGAGTTCGTCATGCACCGCGGGACGGTCGCGAAGACGCCTGCTGCCGGCATCTGA
- a CDS encoding arsenic transporter yields MTVHTYAIWAICFVATFGVITRPFKLPEAVWAVAGAAVLLVFGLMSPSAAWAAVLKGGDVYLFLIGMMLLSEVAREQGLFDWVAEHAVRLARGSTSRLFALVFGVGIVVTTFLSNDATAVVLTPAVYAAAKKAKADPLPMLFACALIANAASFVLPISNPANLVLYGGEMPSLGAWMASFALPSLLSIGVTFLVLRWVERERLTGQCEMVVETGALSRGGKIALGGIVATAVLLIAASAQGHDLGLPTCLAGIATMAAICIGERKSPFTTLGSVSWAVLPLVAGLFVLVEALASTGVITILARWLAAGAAQSPSTTAGVAGTILAFGSNLMNNLPAGLIASTTLQQAHVPQIVTDGLLIGVDLGPNLSITGSLATILWLTAIRREGEDVGFWRFLKVGAVVMPPALFAALGARMLIG; encoded by the coding sequence ATGACGGTTCACACCTATGCGATCTGGGCAATCTGCTTCGTCGCGACCTTCGGCGTGATCACGCGTCCGTTCAAGCTGCCCGAAGCGGTCTGGGCGGTCGCTGGCGCGGCGGTGTTGCTCGTGTTCGGACTGATGTCGCCCAGTGCAGCATGGGCCGCGGTGCTGAAGGGTGGCGACGTCTACCTGTTCCTGATCGGCATGATGCTGCTGTCCGAGGTCGCCCGCGAACAGGGACTGTTCGACTGGGTCGCCGAGCACGCGGTCCGCCTCGCAAGGGGATCGACCAGCCGCCTGTTCGCGCTGGTCTTCGGCGTCGGCATCGTCGTCACGACCTTCCTTTCGAACGACGCGACCGCAGTGGTGCTGACCCCCGCCGTCTATGCCGCGGCGAAGAAGGCGAAGGCGGACCCGCTGCCGATGCTGTTCGCCTGCGCGCTGATCGCCAACGCGGCGAGCTTCGTGCTGCCGATCTCCAACCCCGCGAACCTCGTGCTGTACGGCGGCGAAATGCCGTCGCTCGGGGCGTGGATGGCGTCGTTCGCGCTGCCGTCGTTGCTGTCGATCGGCGTGACGTTCCTCGTCCTGCGCTGGGTCGAGCGCGAGCGGCTCACCGGGCAGTGCGAGATGGTCGTCGAGACCGGCGCGCTGTCGCGTGGTGGAAAGATCGCGCTGGGCGGGATCGTCGCGACCGCGGTCCTGCTGATCGCCGCGTCGGCGCAGGGGCACGACCTCGGACTGCCAACCTGTCTTGCCGGTATCGCGACGATGGCCGCGATCTGCATCGGGGAGCGCAAGTCGCCGTTCACGACGCTTGGCTCGGTATCCTGGGCGGTGCTGCCGCTGGTCGCGGGCCTGTTCGTGCTGGTCGAGGCATTGGCGAGCACTGGCGTGATCACGATCCTGGCACGCTGGCTCGCGGCCGGGGCAGCCCAGTCGCCTTCGACGACCGCAGGCGTTGCGGGGACGATCCTGGCATTCGGTTCGAACCTGATGAACAACCTTCCGGCTGGACTGATCGCGAGCACGACGCTCCAGCAGGCCCATGTCCCGCAGATCGTCACCGACGGCCTGCTGATCGGCGTGGACCTCGGCCCGAACCTGTCGATCACCGGCTCGCTCGCCACCATATTGTGGCTGACCGCGATCCGCCGCGAGGGCGAGGACGTCGGCTTCTGGCGGTTCCTCAAGGTCGGCGCGGTGGTGATGCCGCCAGCGCTGTTCGCCGCGCTCGGCGCGCGCATGCTCATAGGCTGA
- a CDS encoding metallophosphoesterase: protein MTGCLTWIHFGDLHVDEADGYEGLSRFSALIASAEANLGDAVDFALLPGDNANHSTDDQYARIADAMTGLSLPWHVLAGDHDFEPGDLTAMRAITAKMAPYAETIAGYRCLFLDIVSAGKGGPDFRIDPAQRAWIERELSAAAVAGEPVAVFMHAYPGDLRDDPDGIAGLFAAHCVAFVDTGHTHYNELLNDGRVIYGATRSTGQIEEGAPGFSIVTLDDGVPSWRFQAIDDPWPLIQITSPADRRLITDPVRADNVPGSAFTVRAKVFGGVEMVSLHVDDGHVIPMTRIDGVPSLWSASVDGITDGLHRLAVRCDGSEDRIEILVRNSGPRPKRNPPVSLGRDVNAIGAWLDRGIDGAQRGPNKNGLDW, encoded by the coding sequence ATGACGGGATGCCTGACCTGGATTCACTTTGGCGATCTGCATGTCGACGAGGCCGATGGGTATGAAGGACTGTCTCGGTTTAGCGCGCTGATCGCGAGCGCCGAGGCGAATCTGGGCGACGCGGTCGACTTCGCACTGTTGCCCGGTGACAATGCCAATCACAGTACCGACGACCAATATGCGCGGATCGCGGACGCGATGACCGGGCTGTCGTTGCCGTGGCACGTGCTGGCGGGCGATCATGATTTCGAACCCGGCGACCTTACCGCGATGCGCGCGATCACGGCGAAGATGGCGCCCTATGCGGAGACGATCGCGGGTTATCGCTGCCTGTTCCTCGATATCGTCTCGGCGGGGAAGGGTGGTCCCGACTTCCGGATCGACCCGGCCCAGCGCGCCTGGATCGAACGCGAACTGAGCGCCGCCGCGGTCGCAGGCGAGCCGGTGGCGGTGTTCATGCATGCCTATCCCGGCGACCTGCGCGACGATCCCGACGGTATCGCCGGGCTGTTCGCCGCGCACTGCGTCGCGTTCGTCGACACCGGACACACGCATTACAACGAATTGCTCAACGACGGTCGCGTCATCTACGGCGCGACCCGCTCGACAGGCCAGATCGAGGAGGGCGCACCCGGTTTCTCGATCGTCACGCTCGACGACGGCGTCCCGAGTTGGCGGTTCCAGGCGATCGACGATCCCTGGCCGCTCATCCAGATCACCAGCCCGGCCGACCGCCGCCTGATCACCGACCCGGTGCGCGCCGACAACGTGCCCGGCAGCGCCTTCACCGTGCGCGCGAAGGTATTCGGCGGCGTGGAGATGGTGTCGCTGCACGTCGATGACGGCCACGTAATCCCGATGACGCGCATCGACGGCGTGCCTTCGCTCTGGAGCGCCTCGGTCGATGGCATAACCGACGGCCTCCACCGTCTCGCCGTCCGCTGTGACGGAAGCGAGGACCGGATCGAGATCCTCGTCCGCAACTCGGGGCCAAGACCAAAACGCAATCCTCCCGTGTCGCTCGGCCGCGACGTGAACGCGATCGGTGCCTGGCTCGATCGTGGTATCGACGGTGCGCAGCGCGGCCCCAACAAGAACGGACTCGATTGGTGA
- a CDS encoding MFS transporter — protein MATTDTASASNGKAKGGSDATSAPKKTLDALNFFLADVRDGLGPYLAIYLVAVRGPAHGWNEATVGMILTIAGIVGLISQTPAGGLIDRSRNKPRIVMIAALLVTLSSVSLPIVSGFTAVAVTQSIAAVAGAVFAPAISAITLGLVGPKLFAKRVGRNEAFNHAGNAVSAALAGVLAWKFGPVVVFYLMGALTVASIATASRIKNDDIDNAVARGLDCEPEDDCEEPSGWKALVENKPLMIFAGTAFLFHLANAAMLTSVSQLLARTVGKDQATSLTAACIVAAQLVMVPVAIVVGRNTEKWGTKPLFLVAFGFLAARGALYTVSDNPWWLVGVQALDGIGAGIFGALFPVVIADLTKGTGRFNVSQGAVASAQGLGAALSATLAGAIIVWAGYSVNFLTLAVVAGAGFMLYFFAMPETKQKTG, from the coding sequence ATGGCCACGACGGACACGGCATCCGCCAGCAACGGCAAGGCCAAGGGCGGGTCGGACGCCACATCCGCGCCCAAGAAGACGCTCGACGCGCTGAACTTCTTCCTTGCCGACGTTCGCGACGGGCTCGGGCCTTATCTGGCGATCTATCTCGTCGCGGTACGTGGGCCTGCGCATGGCTGGAACGAGGCGACGGTGGGCATGATCCTGACGATCGCCGGGATCGTCGGCCTGATCTCGCAGACGCCGGCGGGCGGCCTCATCGATCGCAGCAGGAACAAGCCGCGGATCGTGATGATCGCCGCGCTGCTCGTGACGCTCAGCAGCGTCTCGTTGCCGATCGTCAGTGGCTTTACCGCGGTGGCGGTCACCCAGTCGATCGCGGCAGTCGCCGGTGCTGTATTCGCGCCGGCGATTTCGGCGATCACGCTCGGTCTCGTCGGCCCGAAACTGTTCGCCAAGCGCGTCGGTCGCAACGAGGCGTTCAACCACGCGGGCAACGCCGTGTCGGCGGCGCTCGCGGGCGTGCTCGCGTGGAAGTTCGGACCGGTCGTCGTCTTCTACCTGATGGGCGCGCTGACGGTGGCGAGCATCGCGACCGCGTCGCGGATCAAGAACGACGACATCGACAACGCGGTCGCGCGTGGTCTCGATTGCGAGCCGGAGGACGATTGCGAGGAGCCGAGCGGGTGGAAGGCGCTGGTCGAGAACAAGCCGCTGATGATCTTCGCGGGGACGGCGTTCCTGTTCCACCTCGCCAACGCGGCGATGCTGACGTCGGTCAGCCAGTTGCTCGCGCGGACCGTCGGTAAGGATCAGGCGACGTCGCTGACTGCCGCGTGCATCGTCGCGGCGCAGCTTGTGATGGTACCGGTCGCGATCGTGGTTGGTCGCAACACCGAGAAATGGGGCACCAAGCCGCTGTTCCTCGTCGCCTTCGGGTTCCTCGCAGCGCGCGGCGCTTTGTATACCGTGTCGGACAACCCGTGGTGGCTGGTCGGCGTGCAGGCACTGGACGGCATCGGCGCGGGCATCTTCGGCGCGCTGTTCCCGGTCGTGATCGCCGACCTGACCAAGGGGACGGGACGGTTCAACGTCAGCCAGGGCGCGGTCGCGAGCGCGCAGGGCCTGGGTGCGGCCTTGTCCGCGACGCTGGCCGGTGCGATCATCGTCTGGGCAGGCTACAGCGTGAACTTCCTGACCTTGGCCGTCGTCGCGGGCGCTGGCTTCATGCTCTATTTCTTCGCGATGCCCGAGACGAAGCAGAAGACGGGGTAA